GAATCTAGTAGTTGTGGTTGGCCCCTTTTATATGGAGAGAATAAAGCACTGACAAATGGGCAGTATTATAATAATTACCTGCCAAGTTCTACTACTGCAGATGCGTGTTCAGTGTATGATAAGGATTTTGTGAAGCAGATGATGCTTGAGCATGAGGCCACATTTAAGAGTCAGGTATGGAGGGTTTAGTTTCTTAGTTTCTTTTTATCTGTTGCCTTATAACTTGAATAGTATGCATAATGTTATTGGGGTGTTATGTTTTGAGTCTTAGTAGTCTATTTAGCAACAAAAGAGAGGCccgatttattgtatatttgaCTTTTAGAACAAATCCTCTAAAGTGAGGAGATTTATAAAGTAATAAAGTGAGGGGTTTATAACCATTAAATTTCTAACTTCTATCGTGTATGAGCCCCACAACCTTGGTTTAAGGGTGATTAAACTCCTACTTCCTTACTTTACCAACTTCCTCACTTTAAAGAAGCTTGATCCTTgactttcatgcttctttagaGCTTGTTCTATTAAAATGTGGCATTTTCAATTTTGCATTTGTTGTTGACTACTTTGTAACTTATTGACAATAATACAATATGTTGTTGCATGAACATGTTTAATCTATTTTAGATGTAtggttttcttttattatgactcaagtgatttCTTGTTTGGCTCAATTTCTTCATGTGTCCCCTACGAGTATTTGAACCTGTTAATATTGATTAcactatatattttcaatcaggTATATGAACTTCACCGTTTATACAGAATACAAAGGGATTTGATGAATGAAGCTAAAAGGAAAGAATTACACAAAAACCATATACCTGTTGAAGCATCGTATTCCACATGTCCCTTGGCTTCTCAAATTACAACTGAAGATGGCCAAAAATCACATATCTCTGATTTTCTTGTAGGAAGCTCCACTTGTGCTAAAACATCTGCTTCGGCTATTGAAGGCATTCATACTCCTTTGGGGTCTATTAAAGGAATCGGCAAAGAAAGCAAACCATTTCCATCCCCAAATGGGTCTAGTTCAAAAGATGTCGAGTTGCTTGAGTCTAGACCCTCAAAAGTGAGGAGGCGAATGTTTGACCTTCAGCTCCCTGCTAATGAGTACATTGATACCGACGAAAGTGAAAAGCTTAATGATGAAAAGTTTAGTGGACCAGCTATGTTTTTTCCTGATAGaaatggtaatactggaaaggAGGGTGTTAAGAAGCTTTTTTGTGGCAATGGTGGGAAGACTGTTACCCTGGGGGAAACTTCCAACTCGGAGCAATGTTCGGGAAGAAATGGTTTGGCTGACTTAAATGAACCTGTTCAAGTGGAAGAAACAAATGATTCTCCATATGTTGAGCTCCGTAACCATGATCCTTGTCAAGTGGCAACTGAATGCTCTGAGCATTCTGCCACCAAGAAAAAGACAGAGTTTTTTGGTTCATCCAGGGATCATTTCCTCAATTCACATCAAGGAACTGATAGTTGGGTCCAAAGTAATGGATATTTGGAGAACAATGGGAATGGAAAAAGTTGGATTCCATCAGTGGCTGATACAGGTTAGTTGTCTTCTGAGTTGCTTCATTTTTGTTTCTCCAATCCTCTGCCCGCTCCCCACCATTCTTCTTTAGAagtttttatattgaattttgaatccgGTTACCAGATAAATTTCTTAGAAAATCTGATAATGAATCCAGGTTAGTATGTCTTACATTTTGCTAAAATTGCCGATAGAACTTGGAATTTTGTGGTGTCTTAGAGCTGATAGGTTATGTACTCTGTTCTGTTCTTGTttgaaactataaaattctccatataattttaaattatatccccCTCCCctcttcttttaaaattataatttagatAATCCATTTGTTTTGTGTATCTCCTCTTTTTAAGTATGTTcttgtataatttatttatcgATAGCAGCAACTACTTTTTCAATGTTGATAGGGCGTGTTAAAAGCAATCTACAATCCATCCCTCAAGTCTTGAAACTAGAGAAATCACATTTATCTTCCCAAACAATGCAAGATGGACATAGCAAAGCTCATGAATCCACATCTGATTATCTGATTGGTCAAAGCAAGGCTGATTTGTGGAGGGAAAGGAATGTTAATGCTTTAGATATCGATGAAAGAAATCATGAACACACTGTTAACAGGCATCCCAGTCTCTTTGCAGTTTCACCTTCATCTGATTTATCTAAATCCTGGTCTAATCTGGCTTCTTCTTGGGAAATGGCAAATGGAAACCTAAACCAAAAGTTGATATCAGTTCAGAAACCTCCATTTTTAAAGGCATTGGATGCCTTGAGTAGGAGTTCTCAGTCGCATCAAAGCAATGGAGTTTTGGAAGCTAGTTGGCCTCAGAACATCAATTCAAAGCCTGACCCGGGTTTTCATTGTGATGTACCTGTACAGAATGGGTTTTACCCTGGGTTGTCATCGTATTGTTCCAAGGAACCATCAACAAACATCTCTTCAATTAGCTATGACCGCCTCAATCACGATAATGATTGTAAGATAATTCCTCAACATTTCATCAACAATCTTTCATCAAAATCCTGTAAGGGTTCAAATTCAAATTGCAACGATGTGAAGGCTGGAAAAGGTATTGACTTGAATGTGTTGCTTTCAAATGGTTCATCCATGGATGGAGAGAAAGAGCACGAGGATCATGTTGTATTGCCTTGGCTAAGAGCAAAGACAATGTGTAAGAATGAGGTAGAAAATGCTGATAGGTGCATAACTATAGGAGAGTCAAGCTTCTCACATGTTGCATCAAAGTCCAACAAAGGGAAAACTGGACAGGGGGCTAGCGGAACATTTTTGCATATTGTTCCTTCCGTTTCAGGTTCTAATGAAATTGAGCAAAGCAGGATGAAGTTGAGTGAATTCTCTGGTAACAAGAAAATTCTTGGTGTCCCCATATTTGATATTCCTCATGTTTCTCCTAAGAAGGAGGTCTCTTCAAATACACCTCCATCCATGCCAATCCGTAATCCATGCGATCTAGAACCGGCAGAAAATAGTAGGAAAACCCGGATATTTGATATTAATTTGCCTTGCGATGATGCTGCTGCTCTTGAATTGGATGAAGTAGTGAATGAAACTATTGTTACTAAGGAAAGATCTTCAACATCAAAGCCCAACTCTAGGATTCAAATCGACCTGAACTTGAGTATGAGTGATGATGAAGCTTCTTTGATGTCTATTCCAAGTGCCAATGAAAAAGTGCATACAGAGATAGATCTGGAAGTCCGTGCTGTTCCCGAGACTGAGGAGGATACCATAACTGAAGAAAAGCAGCTTGAAACTTCTCTATCATCAGGAGAAGGTCCTGAAGAGAAAGTTGAACAGCCACAACAGCCACAGGATGAACTTGTGAGAAATGCCGCAGAGGCAATTGTTGCTTTATCATTGGTTCCTTGTGATCAAGTTGATGGTGTGATGTGTAGCTTGTTGGAAAGTCCAATGCAGGACCCGCTAAGTTGGTTTGCagatttaatttcttcttctaaGGACAATCTTGAGAGTACATGCGATGATTCGAGGGGAAAAGATGGTGAGGACAATGAGGGATGTTCGACTATTGTTCTGGAGGAATTGGACTACTTCGAGTCCATGACATTGAAACTGACAGAGACCAAGGAAGAGGACTACATGCCGAAACCTATTGTTCCGGAGGACTTCAAAATTGAAGAAACAACACAATTGTTGCCTACTCGGGCAAGAAAGGGACCTGCAAGGAGAGGGAGGCAGCGGAGGGACTTCCAACGGGACATCCTTCCAGGCCTTGCGTCTTTATCGAGACATGAAGTAACAGAAGACCTTCAGATATTTGGAGGGCTTATGAGAGCTACAGGCCATTCATGGCATTCAGGGTTAACTAGGAGAAATTCTTCTAGGAATGGCTGTGGCCGGGGAAGGAGAAAGGCGCAAGTTAACCCGTCTCCCCCTCCGCCGCCAGTAGCCAATGAAACTTGCACTCCACTGATCCAGCAACTTAATAATATCGAAGTGGGGCTGGAGGATAGAAGCCTAACAGGCTGGGGCAAGACAACCAGAAGGCCACGGAGGCAAAGGTGCCCAGCAGGTAATCCTCCGTCGATCCCATTAACCTAGTCACTGTTAGAGGCTTAAAAAACTTTTAGATGAGAAAATTTATTTAGGGGTATGAACTAGCAGGATCAGTTCCAAATTGACAGGGGAACACACATGATGATTGTTCCTTAGCCATGGGGATTTCTTGTACATTTTCTTCAATCCCGGATTCGGGTAAATATGCTTGATTTTCAATTAATCTGGTAACACGTCGTTTTATGTAGTTATTAGTGGAAATCAGGTACATATGTTAGTAGAGGACGAAGACATACTAGGGGTAAAATAGGAAAATAGAAATGTTGCCTTCGACCAAATGGGATATATATAATCCCTACTAATATTCTAGtgattcaaattaaataaataaataaataaatagaaataaaagaacatcgAGCACGTGTAAAATTCTCTCTTGATGGAGTTTCATATTGTTTCAAAAAGTTGAAAGAGTGCACATGACTGAATTGTTGATCAATCTAGTGCATAATATGTGGTAGTGCACATTATTCCTGTGCCATTCTGACGAAAATGCTTCCTGGGGTGCggaaaatgaataaataatttaatttaatgttggttgaagataaaaaaattctcaaaattCAGAGCATAATCTATTACTAACTTTATTGAATAGGCAACAAATTCTTCcggtttaaatttaattaaataaaatggaTTAATTTCAAATTTGGATAAAACGAAAAAACGGGTCCTACAACCTGTGTAagtttatttctctttttgtataatatatttaattaaataaatgaatacAGAACATATCGATAAGTATGCAGTAACACTTTTTATTAtagaataaatttatattaagatgttattttttattacaacatataaaatataaaataattaaattttatttatattacttGATATATGatagattattttatattaaaattaaaataacttgaataatttttgttaagaaagattattatttaatataaaaatattattaaaaaatatgtttatttaaAAGATTACATACacaattattaatttgtta
The Arachis duranensis cultivar V14167 chromosome 5, aradu.V14167.gnm2.J7QH, whole genome shotgun sequence genome window above contains:
- the LOC107489274 gene encoding uncharacterized protein LOC107489274 isoform X2, translated to MGTKVQKFSGYYSMRDLNEESSSCGWPLLYGENKALTNGQYYNNYLPSSTTADACSVYDKDFVKQMMLEHEATFKSQVYELHRLYRIQRDLMNEAKRKELHKNHIPVEASYSTCPLASQITTEDGQKSHISDFLVGSSTCAKTSASAIEGIHTPLGSIKGIGKESKPFPSPNGSSSKDVELLESRPSKVRRRMFDLQLPANEYIDTDESEKLNDEKFSGPAMFFPDRNGNTGKEGVKKLFCGNGGKTVTLGETSNSEQCSGRNGLADLNEPVQVEETNDSPYVELRNHDPCQVATECSEHSATKKKTEFFGSSRDHFLNSHQGTDSWVQSNGYLENNGNGKSWIPSVADTGRVKSNLQSIPQVLKLEKSHLSSQTMQDGHSKAHESTSDYLIGQSKADLWRERNVNALDIDERNHEHTVNRHPSLFAVSPSSDLSKSWSNLASSWEMANGNLNQKLISVQKPPFLKALDALSRSSQSHQSNGVLEASWPQNINSKPDPGFHCDVPVQNGFYPGLSSYCSKEPSTNISSISYDRLNHDNDCKIIPQHFINNLSSKSCKGSNSNCNDVKAGKGIDLNVLLSNGSSMDGEKEHEDHVVLPWLRAKTMCKNEVENADRCITIGESSFSHVASKSNKGKTGQGASGTFLHIVPSVSGSNEIEQSRMKLSEFSGNKKILGVPIFDIPHVSPKKEVSSNTPPSMPIRNPCDLEPAENSRKTRIFDINLPCDDAAALELDEVVNETIVTKERSSTSKPNSRIQIDLNLSMSDDEASLMSIPSANEKVHTEIDLEVRAVPETEEDTITEEKQLETSLSSGEGPEEKVEQPQQPQDELVRNAAEAIVALSLVPCDQVDGVMCSLLESPMQDPLSWFADLISSSKDNLESTCDDSRGKDGEDNEGCSTIVLEELDYFESMTLKLTETKEEDYMPKPIVPEDFKIEETTQLLPTRARKGPARRGRQRRDFQRDILPGLASLSRHEVTEDLQIFGGLMRATGHSWHSGLTRRNSSRNGCGRGRRKAQVNPSPPPPPVANETCTPLIQQLNNIEVGLEDRSLTGWGKTTRRPRRQRCPAGSVPN
- the LOC107489274 gene encoding uncharacterized protein LOC107489274 isoform X3 — its product is MFDLQLPANEYIDTDESEKLNDEKFSGPAMFFPDRNGNTGKEGVKKLFCGNGGKTVTLGETSNSEQCSGRNGLADLNEPVQVEETNDSPYVELRNHDPCQVATECSEHSATKKKTEFFGSSRDHFLNSHQGTDSWVQSNGYLENNGNGKSWIPSVADTGRVKSNLQSIPQVLKLEKSHLSSQTMQDGHSKAHESTSDYLIGQSKADLWRERNVNALDIDERNHEHTVNRHPSLFAVSPSSDLSKSWSNLASSWEMANGNLNQKLISVQKPPFLKALDALSRSSQSHQSNGVLEASWPQNINSKPDPGFHCDVPVQNGFYPGLSSYCSKEPSTNISSISYDRLNHDNDCKIIPQHFINNLSSKSCKGSNSNCNDVKAGKGIDLNVLLSNGSSMDGEKEHEDHVVLPWLRAKTMCKNEVENADRCITIGESSFSHVASKSNKGKTGQGASGTFLHIVPSVSGSNEIEQSRMKLSEFSGNKKILGVPIFDIPHVSPKKEVSSNTPPSMPIRNPCDLEPAENSRKTRIFDINLPCDDAAALELDEVVNETIVTKERSSTSKPNSRIQIDLNLSMSDDEASLMSIPSANEKVHTEIDLEVRAVPETEEDTITEEKQLETSLSSGEGPEEKVEQPQQPQDELVRNAAEAIVALSLVPCDQVDGVMCSLLESPMQDPLSWFADLISSSKDNLESTCDDSRGKDGEDNEGCSTIVLEELDYFESMTLKLTETKEEDYMPKPIVPEDFKIEETTQLLPTRARKGPARRGRQRRDFQRDILPGLASLSRHEVTEDLQIFGGLMRATGHSWHSGLTRRNSSRNGCGRGRRKAQVNPSPPPPPVANETCTPLIQQLNNIEVGLEDRSLTGWGKTTRRPRRQRCPAGNPPSIPLT
- the LOC107489274 gene encoding uncharacterized protein LOC107489274 isoform X1 codes for the protein MGTKVQKFSGYYSMRDLNEESSSCGWPLLYGENKALTNGQYYNNYLPSSTTADACSVYDKDFVKQMMLEHEATFKSQVYELHRLYRIQRDLMNEAKRKELHKNHIPVEASYSTCPLASQITTEDGQKSHISDFLVGSSTCAKTSASAIEGIHTPLGSIKGIGKESKPFPSPNGSSSKDVELLESRPSKVRRRMFDLQLPANEYIDTDESEKLNDEKFSGPAMFFPDRNGNTGKEGVKKLFCGNGGKTVTLGETSNSEQCSGRNGLADLNEPVQVEETNDSPYVELRNHDPCQVATECSEHSATKKKTEFFGSSRDHFLNSHQGTDSWVQSNGYLENNGNGKSWIPSVADTGRVKSNLQSIPQVLKLEKSHLSSQTMQDGHSKAHESTSDYLIGQSKADLWRERNVNALDIDERNHEHTVNRHPSLFAVSPSSDLSKSWSNLASSWEMANGNLNQKLISVQKPPFLKALDALSRSSQSHQSNGVLEASWPQNINSKPDPGFHCDVPVQNGFYPGLSSYCSKEPSTNISSISYDRLNHDNDCKIIPQHFINNLSSKSCKGSNSNCNDVKAGKGIDLNVLLSNGSSMDGEKEHEDHVVLPWLRAKTMCKNEVENADRCITIGESSFSHVASKSNKGKTGQGASGTFLHIVPSVSGSNEIEQSRMKLSEFSGNKKILGVPIFDIPHVSPKKEVSSNTPPSMPIRNPCDLEPAENSRKTRIFDINLPCDDAAALELDEVVNETIVTKERSSTSKPNSRIQIDLNLSMSDDEASLMSIPSANEKVHTEIDLEVRAVPETEEDTITEEKQLETSLSSGEGPEEKVEQPQQPQDELVRNAAEAIVALSLVPCDQVDGVMCSLLESPMQDPLSWFADLISSSKDNLESTCDDSRGKDGEDNEGCSTIVLEELDYFESMTLKLTETKEEDYMPKPIVPEDFKIEETTQLLPTRARKGPARRGRQRRDFQRDILPGLASLSRHEVTEDLQIFGGLMRATGHSWHSGLTRRNSSRNGCGRGRRKAQVNPSPPPPPVANETCTPLIQQLNNIEVGLEDRSLTGWGKTTRRPRRQRCPAGNPPSIPLT